Proteins from a genomic interval of Borrelia puertoricensis:
- a CDS encoding DUF3890 domain-containing protein, whose amino-acid sequence MQQRTAQQEIERQEEELFISRLHSNIISLLGISIEEFSIQSFMMQINLLESILLANGIQSEKLTYNDIFLLTYYHIGCELRKKGIVRELEFERIKREKFNELEIDYHPISDTSQSDSCNKNFCLRFDAYLDKVKRDTTSPSCIGVV is encoded by the coding sequence ATGCAACAGAGAACAGCTCAACAAGAGATAGAGAGACAAGAAGAAGAATTATTTATAAGCAGGCTTCACTCTAATATTATTTCCCTTTTGGGAATAAGCATAGAAGAATTTTCTATTCAAAGCTTTATGATGCAAATTAATCTCTTAGAGTCAATATTATTAGCTAATGGAATACAGTCAGAGAAGCTTACTTATAATGATATCTTCTTGCTTACTTACTATCATATTGGATGTGAACTGAGGAAAAAGGGGATTGTCCGTGAACTTGAATTTGAGAGAATAAAGAGAGAAAAATTCAATGAACTTGAAATTGACTATCACCCTATATCTGATACTAGTCAATCTGACAGTTGTAATAAAAACTTCTGTTTACGATTTGATGCGTATCTAGATAAAGTTAAAAGAGATACTACTTCTCCTTCCTGTATAGGAGTTGTGTAA
- a CDS encoding DUF228 domain-containing protein produces the protein MSNVTQLVQQYEEKANSIKKLMKNPISDAGVFSNKVDFRDKNLHFANQGGTVTSSKDKLENYPVKGYPYKRGVKLVVENPSTSNNNPHYEPHVEVGGENDLYGICSDIDEFTGIATVIPITNNFQGYLVAKQNSGIKRKDKVKFDTNGELEKDSSSNGKINAYALSDAISLDGTTNKICIVNVAIYGNKSR, from the coding sequence ATGTCAAATGTAACTCAGTTAGTACAACAATATGAAGAGAAAGCTAATAGTATTAAAAAGTTAATGAAAAATCCTATTAGTGATGCAGGGGTTTTTAGTAATAAAGTTGATTTTAGGGATAAAAATTTACACTTTGCCAACCAAGGTGGGACTGTAACTAGTAGTAAAGACAAATTAGAAAATTATCCTGTCAAAGGTTATCCATACAAAAGAGGAGTAAAACTAGTTGTAGAAAATCCAAGTACTTCTAATAACAATCCACACTATGAACCACATGTTGAGGTTGGTGGTGAGAATGATCTATATGGAATATGCAGTGATATAGATGAGTTTACTGGCATAGCAACAGTAATACCTATTACAAATAATTTTCAAGGGTATTTAGTAGCCAAACAAAATAGTGGTATAAAAAGAAAAGATAAAGTTAAATTTGATACAAATGGTGAGCTTGAAAAAGATAGCTCAAGTAATGGCAAAATTAATGCCTATGCTTTATCAGATGCAATTTCACTTGATGGTACTACAAACAAAATTTGCATAGTTAATGTAGCTATTTACGGTAATAAATCTAGATAA
- a CDS encoding DUF228 domain-containing protein translates to MTSKANPSKDELRSDHDTQTDFQMGDIDLSDTEDQELFKNLLQESQLQEDSTRSKRRSKRSTPILEETTEGKSLKEIILKLRKYFKSFDTQAAVFKAPTTFQDKNIRVDAISQSLSSSTDKLEEYPALGFPYKRAVKLKVETDTKKNDEVQVEVSDGNNMYGICVDIDPYTNVATILPITNNFTGYVIAQSSDSFKIGDKLDFNSNGEAVKSSNTSSVKINAIALSNKFTIQLTNDESKKSNDEYTLNLVKIALYGNKAIG, encoded by the coding sequence GTGACTAGCAAAGCAAACCCATCAAAAGATGAACTTAGAAGTGATCATGATACTCAAACTGATTTTCAAATGGGTGATATTGATTTAAGTGATACAGAAGATCAAGAGCTTTTTAAGAATCTATTACAAGAATCCCAATTACAAGAGGATTCTACAAGATCAAAAAGACGAAGTAAAAGAAGCACCCCAATATTAGAAGAAACTACTGAAGGTAAGTCACTTAAAGAGATTATCTTAAAATTAAGGAAATACTTTAAGAGTTTTGATACTCAAGCTGCTGTGTTTAAAGCACCAACTACTTTTCAAGATAAAAACATAAGAGTAGATGCAATTTCACAATCTCTCTCAAGTAGTACAGATAAATTAGAAGAATACCCAGCTTTAGGATTTCCATATAAGCGTGCAGTAAAGCTAAAAGTAGAGACAGATACTAAAAAAAATGACGAAGTTCAAGTTGAAGTTAGTGATGGGAATAACATGTATGGAATATGTGTTGATATTGATCCTTATACTAATGTAGCAACTATACTTCCTATTACGAATAATTTTACTGGATATGTAATTGCCCAAAGCTCTGATAGTTTTAAGATAGGTGATAAATTAGATTTTAATTCTAATGGAGAAGCTGTTAAATCATCTAATACCTCATCAGTCAAAATTAATGCTATAGCATTATCAAATAAATTTACAATACAACTTACTAATGATGAGAGTAAGAAAAGCAATGATGAGTATACATTAAATTTAGTTAAAATAGCTCTTTATGGAAATAAAGCCATTGGTTAA
- a CDS encoding DUF228 domain-containing protein, whose translation MSETITKLKEEYDKKVKEIQDLMKNPNRDPGLFSNNVDFRDKNLTFANSGGSITSKVDKLENYPVKGYPYKRGVKLSYEASDNTEPCVEAGGGTDLYGICIDIDDFTGIATVLPITNNFTGYLVVKQSSQSSITPGTKIKINTDGEVENNSSSGGVNGIALSKAFQVNTNLYIALVSICGNRGS comes from the coding sequence ATGTCAGAGACTATAACAAAACTTAAAGAAGAATATGATAAAAAGGTAAAAGAAATACAAGACCTAATGAAAAATCCAAATAGGGATCCTGGTCTTTTTAGTAATAATGTTGATTTTAGAGATAAGAATTTAACCTTTGCTAATTCTGGTGGAAGTATAACTTCAAAAGTAGATAAGTTAGAGAATTATCCTGTTAAAGGATATCCATACAAACGTGGTGTTAAGTTATCTTATGAGGCAAGTGATAATACTGAACCTTGTGTAGAAGCTGGGGGTGGTACTGATTTATATGGTATATGCATAGATATTGATGACTTTACTGGTATAGCAACTGTACTGCCAATAACAAATAATTTTACGGGATATTTAGTAGTAAAACAGAGCAGTCAAAGTTCAATTACTCCTGGTACCAAAATTAAAATTAATACAGATGGTGAAGTTGAAAATAACAGCAGTTCAGGTGGTGTTAATGGAATAGCCTTATCAAAGGCATTTCAAGTTAATACTAACTTATACATAGCATTAGTAAGTATATGTGGAAACAGAGGTAGTTAA
- a CDS encoding DUF1357 family protein: protein MEKDSDVNTEEVVIQTNDNSSSDKFKRISQEEFEEYMQLKEKVTREDERVNKLSINDRIARELANAEDRERVEKQLLLEAEKINEIDQLAKAHLSKHFDKDMLLSKGYSLKEIMQAQRRELVRKFVPKEQIKAISKLDNFEHLDGEILEQLVSLAKVNISMRKRAASNIDSKRGDIISKIENRISLLDSGFSPVNFDEFNISVANAYKDRIHEFYNLKEKKTA from the coding sequence ATGGAAAAAGATTCAGATGTAAATACAGAAGAAGTAGTAATACAGACTAATGATAATAGCTCTTCTGATAAGTTTAAACGTATAAGTCAAGAAGAGTTTGAAGAGTATATGCAGCTTAAAGAAAAGGTAACTCGAGAAGATGAAAGGGTTAATAAATTAAGTATAAATGACCGAATTGCACGTGAACTTGCAAATGCGGAAGATAGAGAGCGAGTAGAGAAACAGTTACTCTTAGAAGCTGAAAAGATAAATGAAATTGATCAATTAGCAAAAGCACATTTAAGCAAGCATTTTGATAAAGATATGTTACTTTCTAAAGGTTATTCACTGAAAGAAATAATGCAAGCACAAAGAAGAGAGTTAGTGAGAAAATTTGTTCCTAAAGAACAAATAAAAGCTATTTCCAAGCTAGATAATTTTGAACATTTAGATGGAGAGATATTAGAACAACTTGTATCTTTAGCAAAAGTAAATATAAGTATGAGAAAACGTGCTGCAAGTAATATTGATTCTAAGCGTGGTGATATTATCTCTAAAATAGAGAATAGAATATCATTATTAGATTCAGGGTTCTCACCAGTTAACTTTGATGAATTTAATATTTCTGTTGCAAATGCTTATAAAGATAGAATACATGAGTTTTATAACCTTAAAGAGAAAAAAACAGCTTAA